One Delphinus delphis chromosome 16, mDelDel1.2, whole genome shotgun sequence genomic window carries:
- the C16H10orf53 gene encoding LOW QUALITY PROTEIN: UPF0728 protein C10orf53 homolog (The sequence of the model RefSeq protein was modified relative to this genomic sequence to represent the inferred CDS: substituted 1 base at 1 genomic stop codon): MIKRDNTEGPEKQLPSSVYCPVTPAGGPATPRNALVIMPXGPYSSVGLSVEHRTYRLEGLLAVLAKDGHQAILEKIEDWNVVELVVNGEVVFHCNIKDLEFGGDGKLDPWCKEARRAVLNAY; the protein is encoded by the exons ATGATTAAACGAGATAACACGGAAG GGCCTGAAAAGCAGTTACCTAGCAGCGTGTACTGCCCCGTAACCCCAGCAGGAGGCCCGGCCACGCCCAGGAACGCGTTGGTCATCATGCCCTAGGGGCCATACAGCTCAGTCGGCCTGTCAGTGGAGCACCGCACCTACCGCTTGGAGGGCCTGTTAG CTGTGTTGGCTAAAGATGGACACCAGGCCATCCTAGAGAAGATAGAAGACTGGAATGTGGTGGAACTCGTGGTGAATGGAGAAGTTGTCTTCCACTGCAACATCAAAGACTTGGAGTTTG GAGGCGATGGTAAACTAGACCCATGGTGCAAAGAGGCCAGGAGAGCTGTACTAAATGCCTACTGA